The region GACCAGTATGTACCCGTTAAAAAAGGACTTTTAGACCGCATGTTCGGTATGATGATGCCGAAGGGAAGCAAAAATCTTCCGCTTTCCAAGATGAACATGCTGGGAATCGGCCCCCGCATGATCAGGATGGTAATGAAGAGGAAAAACATTTCATCACTGGAAGAACTAATTGAACAAGCCCGCCGTTTGGGCGTGAGGATGGTCGCCTGTAACATGTCTATGGACGTGATGGGGATAAAGAAGGAAGAATTGATAGACGGCGTGGAAATAGGCGGGGTAGCCACCTTCCTAAATTCCGCGGAAAAGTCAAATATGACGCTTTTTATATGACCTTAGGGGCGAGAAAATCTCGCCCTTTCTCAAAAGCATTATTTTCTGATTTTATTGACTTATATGTCATTATCTGATATTATTTTCTTGAATAACTATTCTGTATAGCCCCGAATAGTGCCTGTGAGCCGGGGTTAATGAGTTAAGGAATAGCGGGAAAGGAGAGGTATTGAAGTGAAATTAGGAGGTTACAAAAACAAAATCTTAAGGGTTAATCTGACCAGCCGCACCTTTTCTGAAGAAGAATTGTCTTACGACCTAATCCACGACTACATAGGCGGACGAGGCTTTGCAATTAAGCTCCTTTACGATGAATTAAAACCCGGAATTGACCCTTTAGGCGAGGAAAATAAGCTGGTATTTATTGCTGGTCCTCTAGCCGGTACAAACGCTCAGTCTTTTGGAAGGTGGAAGGTATTTTTCAAGTCACCGCTGACAGGGACTTATTTCAAATCTTCAGGAGGCGGGCATTTAGCAGCCGAATTGAAATTCGCAGGATTTGACGCGGTAATTATAGAGGGTAAGTCCGAAAAACCGGTGTACCTTTGGATAAATGACGGAAAATACGAACTGAGAGATGCAACATATCTATGGGGATTGGACTGCGATGATACCCATACCTTAATCCGCGAAGAACTCCATGACCCCAACATCCGCATAGCTTGTATCGGACCTGCCGGCGAAAACGGGGTAAAGTTTGCGGGTATTTTCAGTGACCGCCGGGCTGCCGGAAGAGGCGGAGGCGGCACGGTAATGGGAGCGAAAAACCTGAAAGCTATTGCGGTTCGCGGAAGACAAAAGGTGGATATCGCAGATCCCGAGGGATTTGCAGCGGCGGTAAAAGAACAGATAGCACTTTACAAAGGTAACCCGGCGGCAGAATCCTTCTCCGAAACCGGCACGCAAATAGCCGAATTTACTAACCTTCTCGGCATGTTCCCCACTAGGAATTTCCGCGAAGGAGTACTGCCGGGCTGGGAAAAAATCGAAAGCTCAGAATACACAAAGCTGAGGGTGAGAAAAACTGCCTGTTATAGTTGTATGCTCCACTGCGGAAGCATAACTAAAGTGAATTTCGGAAGATATAAAGGCACCTGGAGCGAAGGTCCGGAATACGAAACTATATGGGCTTTTACCGGCTCGATAAACTTACCGGATATCGGACTTACCGTAGCAGCCGATAAATTGTGCGACGATTTGGGACTGGATACCATCTCCACGGGAAGCGCCATAGGTTTTGCTTATGAACTGTATGAAAAAGGTATAATCACAAAGTCGGACACAGGAGGACTCGAACTGGTCTACGGAAATCAAGAACCGGTACTGGAACTCATCAGGCAGATTGCTTACCGGGAAGGTTTCGGTGCCATTTTGGCCGACGGCACCCTAGAGGCAGCCCGCCGCATAGGAAAAGATGCGGAGAAATATGCTATTCAGGTAAAGGGTCTGGAACTCCCGGCGTACGACCCAAGGGGCGCCAAAGCCCACGGACTCAACCTGCTCACATCGAACATTGGAGCAGACCACAACACCGGATATTCATCGCAGGAGATATTCGGCGTACCCGTTCCCAAAAAGATTGATAGATTCGCCGTAGAAGGAAAAGGAGAGATAACTAAATTCAACCAGGACCTCACGGCATTTCTGGAGACCGGAATTCTGTGCGGCTTCCCACCCTCTATGGGGCTTATAAACGCTGAGGTATACAGCAAATTAATCTCAACGCTTACAGGCATAAAAGACTTCGCAGACCCGGATTATATGTGGCTAGTAGGAGAACGAATCTATAATTTAGAAAGAATGTTTAACGTAAGGGAAGGCTTTGATAAAAAGGCCGATTCGTTCCCCGAGAGGCTTAAAACAGAACCCCTCCCCGCAGGACCCGCAGCAGGCCAGATTTTCGAAGAGGCGGCTTTGCTAGAAGATTACTACAAGGCCCGCGGCTGGGACCTCAACACTGGCATACCTACTCCCGAGAAATTAAAAGCCCTTGGGCTTGAATTTGCCGCAAAATACTCCGGGTGAAATTAAATGGCAAGCATAAAGGTGATTTTCTTCGGGCAGCTCAGGACCTTAACCGGGACGCGAGAAACGACCATTGCATTAGAAGATAATTCTGTTCTGTCGCACCTCATTTCTCATCTCGATAAAGAATACAAAGACTTCGAAACCCAAATGAATTCCATCAACGGCCTCAGGATCTTGATAAACGGACAGGAATACGAGCTAATCGGAGGTTTAAAGACACCCCTTCACGACGGTGATACGGTTGTATTTCTACCACCTATCTTCGGCGGCTGAAGATATAAATTATAAAGGCAAGGCTACTTTTATGTGCCTTGCCTTTTATGTTTTTTCAATAAAATCTTGTATTTGCTCTATCCCTTATTCCCTATACTTTGATATACTTTTTCCGTGATTTCTTCAATCGTTGATTCTGAGGGTACAAACTGGACACGTATGCTTTCAAGAACTTCAAAGCCGCAGCTTTTCAGTACTTCCTCCAACTGAGTCACGCTCTGCCCGCCCCACCCGTATGAACCGAAAGCTAAAGCCTTACGGTTCTTGGGCGAAAGTCCCTTCATATATTGCAGGAAGGCAGCTACCGCAGGCAGCATATTGTTATTGAGCGTAGACGATCCGACGCAAATGTATTTTGCAGTGAGAATATACGTCATGATATCGGAAATATCATTCGTCTTCAAGTCAAACACTTTCACAGGAATATTTCTCTTGTCAAAAGCTTTAAAGAGTGCGTATGCTATTTTTTCCGTAGAACCCCACATCGAATCGTACACAATTGCAGCCTTATCTTCAGTTATATTAGAAGACCACTTTTTGTACTCGGAAATTATCCTTTCAATATGCGAGCGCCAGATCACTCCGTGGCTTGGAGCAATAATTTCTACATTAAGACCGGATAAAGCTTCAATAGCCTTTTGTACGTTGTTTCCGTAAGGCATCACTATATTCGCGTAATATTTAGCCGCTTCTTCAAGGACAACATCAAGGGGAATTTCATCCTCAAACCTTTCATAAGAAGCTAAGTGTTGGCCAAAAGCATCGTTAGAAAACAAAATCTTATCATCTTGCAAGTAGCTTACCATGCTGTCCGGCCAGTGAACCATAGGTGTATGAATAAATACTAAAGATTTTTCCCCAAGTTGCAAAATATCTCCCGATTTGACCGCCTTAATGTCCCACTCTTCATTTGCTCCAAAGTGAGCTTTTAAAAACTTTTCACCATTCAAAGATGTTATTATTTTTGCGTTTTTAGCTACATTCATTAATCTTGGAAGGCTTCCCGAATGGTCTATTTCCAGATGGTTGCAAATTATGTAGTCTATCTTAGAGGGATCTATTACTTTGGATATTCTCGATATCATCTCATCAAAAAAATGCGATTTTACAGTATCTATGAGGGCTATTTTCTTATCAACGACGAGATAAGAGTTGTAAGTGGTTCCCCTGTGGGTGGAATAGCCGTGAAAGTTTCTGACATTCCAGTCGATAGCCCCTACCCAATAAATGCCTTTCTTCACTTCAACATGTCTCAATTTCATCATCTCCTTTTTTACCTTACAAATAATTCACCGGCTTCATAAGCCATCTTTAGTAAATCCTCTCTTTCGTTGACTGCACCCAAAGGATTGAGGTTATTGCCGCCTATTATGGCTTTTACGTCCATACCTAAGGCACGTTTTAAAAACGACGCTATTCCTTCCATTACCTTCTTTCCGTCATCTCCTCCTCCCTGGGTATACACTAAGATGCATTTCTTTCCAACTGGAAGCTTTGAACCTTTCCCGACTACTAGAAACGCATAAAGCCTGTCAAGGAAAATCTTTGTCTGGGCAGTAACATGGCTTATGTATATCGGCGAACCTATTACTACAGCATCTGCTGAAACCAATTCCCTGTAAATCTCTTGCATATCGTCCTGCTGCATACACCCGTCATTTTGCTTACAGTAATTGCAGCCCTGACATCCTCTAATATTAAGTTCATTCAACTTGAAGGTTTTAACTTCAGCTCCCTTATCGCTCGCTCCTTTTAATACTCTCTCCACCAAGATTTCGGTATTGCCGCCTTTCCTAGGACTTCCTATAATCCCTATGACTTTCATCCTAACATTCCCCCTTTTAAACCCTTTTAATATAAAACTTTATTTATATAAAAAAATAGAAAATTTGTGATAAATATCATACTCCTATTGATATCCATCCTGTTATATATAAATTATACAAAGCTTTAAATTTTATTAAAAGGTGGTGTCCAATATGAATATTTCATCTCTTAGGAGGCAGCATGAAGAAATTGCAAAAATTTTGGATGAAATTGATAGGTTAGTAAAAAACTTTTCGGAAAAAAAGCGTTTGAACTCTCTTTAATGATCGGAAAGCTTTCCGGGCTGCTTTCCCTACATCTAAATTCGGAAGATAAATATTTCTATCCGGTTTTATTAAGCCATTATAACCCCGAAATAAGGAAAAAAGCCCTCGAATTTACGAATGAAACGGGCGACCTTTCGCAAAAATTCGCGAATTTCAAATCAGAATACATGCAAGCCAAAAATATAAAGGAAAACCCCGAAAAATTTATAGAAGATTTTTCAAAAATTAACACCGCATTACGGCAGAGAATAGAGCGAGAAGAAAAATACCTTTATCCTTTAATATAGTTTTTTTATAGTTTTTTTCCCCACATTCGAATGCACTCTGCCCCACCAAAAACATACATCTAATACACGCAGCAATTCCCAAACCTAATAAACTACATAGAAAGCCGAAGATTAAAATATAAAATTACACGCGACAGACGACAGCAGGGACCTATAGCGGCGGCAGATTTGATGAAAGGTTACGAAAGACAAGTAAGATAAAAATATTTTACTTTGTTTTAACCTTTATTTAATTCATCGCTAACATATATTTAATTCATAGTTAACATACAAAATTTATACTATAGACATAAACCTTTAAAAACTAATTTAACGAGGAGGGGCTTCTATGAAAAAAATTCATGTAACTAAATGTGGGAGTTTCCTTGTAGTATTTTTATCACTATTACTATTGAATGGATGCAAGCCGTCTACTCCTATAAATGCGAATTTGGAGTCTGTTTCCATAACAACACCCGAAATGATAAAACAGATGGAAGAGGCAGTTAAAAATGAAAAAGAAATAGTAAGCTATGGTTTGCCCGATGATTGGGCTAATTGGAAAGAATCATGGGAACAATTTACTAGAAAATATAATCTTGTTCACCATGATACAGATATGTCGTCTGCTGAAGAAATTCAAAAATTCAAGGCAGAAAGAAATAACCCTAAAGCTGATGTCGGAGATATTGGAATTCAATTTGCTCCTATAGCGGTTTCTGAAGGGGTAACAATGCCGTATAAAAATAGTTATTGGAATGAAATACCTAATTGGGCTAAGCATCCAGATGGTCATTGGGTAGCATGGTACACAGGCACAATGTCGATTGCTGTAAATAAAAATTTAGTACCAAATATACCTAGAACTTTTAAGGACCTTCTCAAACCGGAATACAAAGGTAAAATAGCTTTTGGAGATCCTCGCCAGGCTGCTAATGCGAACTGGGCAATATTTGCCGCGAATTTTGCAATGGGAGGAGATGAAACTAATGTGCAGCCCGGACTTGACTTTTTCCGTAAATTAGCTGAAAGTGGCAATTTAATCCCGGTAGAACCATCAGCAGCGAATATTGAAAAGGGAGAAGCTCCAATTGTGATAAATTGGGATTTCCTTACACTGGCACAAAGAGACCGTTTAAAAGATAAAATTCCATTAGAGGTAATTATACCAGAGGACGGAACAGTAATTGGCGCATACGTCAGCATAATTAATAAATGGGCGCCACATCCTAATGCAGCAAAGTTATGGCAGGAATTTGTATTCTCCGATCAAGGGCAGATAAATCTTGCAAAAGGTTATGCTAGACCCATACGTAAAGTTGATCTTCCACCAGATGTTGCAGCAAAATTGCTTCCCGAATCAGCTTATAAGAGCGCAAGAGCCATAACTGACTGGGATGCTTTTGAAAAGAGCGCCAAGAAAATAGCAGAGGAGTGGTCTAAAATAATCCAGTTAATGGGAAGGTGATTATATGATGAAAAGAAAAGGTTTACAGGAGAACTGTGATGTCAGTATATCACCTTTTGTAAGAAGTATTGTGCAGACAAAATTGTTGAAAAAAAGAAGTTTTTTGGGTGGAGTAATTAATTACCTTCCAATCATTCCTTTTTCTTTTTTTATAATTTTCTTTATTTTGCTGCCTCTCACTTTTATTCTTATTACAAGTTTAAAAAAACCAGAAGGATTGACTTTTGAATTTTATAAAGCACTTGCATCAAGTACTTATTTAGATGCCTTAAAAAACAGCATTATTGTATCTCTTACCACTACAGCAATTGGAGCGATTTCAGGTGTTCCGGCTGCTTTTGCGGTAACTTTCATTAGGAATCCAATTTTAAAGCGCCTAGTAATTACTTTTTTTGGAGTGGCTGCAAACTTTGCAGGTGTACCTTTGGCCTTTGCATTTATCATATTATTTGGATATTCGGGTATATTTACTCTTTTATTCAAAAATGTAAGCAAAGATCTTACTAATATTTTTAATCTTTATAGTTTAAAGGGATTGATTGCTGTCTATATCTATTTCCAAATCCCATTAATGATATTGCTGCTTTTACCGGCAATTAATGCTATTAAAAAAGAGTGGATAGAAGTTTCGATGACAATGGGAGCAACTCCATTTTTCTTTTGGAAAAATGTGGGTATTCCTATTATTACCCCTGCTATTCTTGGAAGTTCTGCTATTCTTTTTGCTAACAGTTTTGGAGCATATGCTACAGCATTTGCACTTATGGGAGCCCGTATTAATCTTTTACCTATACAAGTCAGTCTGGCAACTGCAGGAAATGTAGGATATGAACCTGGAGAAGCAAGCGCTACAGCTATAATTATGGTTATAATTTTATCTATTACGGTGCTTGTGTATTTGAAAGTACAAGGGAGGGTACGCACGTGGTTAAGATTATAGGAAAAATCTTTTTGATCCTAATTTTATTATACATTCTACTGCCTATTTTGTCCTCTGTAATATTCGCATTTTCTACTAAATGGGATACAACTATTTTACCTGAAGGTTTTTCCATAGAAACCTTTGAAAAAGTAATTACTAATCCAGATTTTTGGCTTTCTTTACTCCATTCTTCCATATTGTCAGTATCAGTTATTTTTTTAAGTGTAATTTTGATTTTACCAGCCGCTTTGGCAGTAGAATTAAAATTACCTCAATTTCGCTCATTTTTAGAACTTTTTTCGATTTTTCCTTATGCAATACCTCCAGTTTTACTCGCACTTGGTATTATTCAAGTTTTTGCACCTCTGCCAATACCAATCTATGGCACACCATTATTGCTAATTTTAGCCGTAACAACATTGGTATTGCCATTTACGTACAGGACTATTGACAACGCTTTACAAGCGACAAATGCTAAACAGCTTATAGAAGCTGCGCTTACTCTAGGAGCTGACTGGATAACCATTATGCAAAAAATTTTGTTTCCCAATATTTTGACGGGATTACAAAATGGAAGTTTGCTGGTTGCAAGTTTAGTTTTTGGTGAGTTTGTATTTGCAAATCTATTGGTGGGCACCAATTGGATAACCATACCTGTATGGACTTTTAAGGTTTCTCGCATTGATGGGAAAATCGGTAGTGTTTTAGCAGTTATTAATTTTGTTTTTGTGTATATTTTGTCTTCTTTACTG is a window of Caldanaerovirga acetigignens DNA encoding:
- a CDS encoding MoaD/ThiS family protein, whose translation is MASIKVIFFGQLRTLTGTRETTIALEDNSVLSHLISHLDKEYKDFETQMNSINGLRILINGQEYELIGGLKTPLHDGDTVVFLPPIFGG
- a CDS encoding hemerythrin domain-containing protein; translation: MIGKLSGLLSLHLNSEDKYFYPVLLSHYNPEIRKKALEFTNETGDLSQKFANFKSEYMQAKNIKENPEKFIEDFSKINTALRQRIEREEKYLYPLI
- a CDS encoding flavodoxin family protein, with translation MKVIGIIGSPRKGGNTEILVERVLKGASDKGAEVKTFKLNELNIRGCQGCNYCKQNDGCMQQDDMQEIYRELVSADAVVIGSPIYISHVTAQTKIFLDRLYAFLVVGKGSKLPVGKKCILVYTQGGGDDGKKVMEGIASFLKRALGMDVKAIIGGNNLNPLGAVNEREDLLKMAYEAGELFVR
- a CDS encoding ABC transporter permease yields the protein MVKIIGKIFLILILLYILLPILSSVIFAFSTKWDTTILPEGFSIETFEKVITNPDFWLSLLHSSILSVSVIFLSVILILPAALAVELKLPQFRSFLELFSIFPYAIPPVLLALGIIQVFAPLPIPIYGTPLLLILAVTTLVLPFTYRTIDNALQATNAKQLIEAALTLGADWITIMQKILFPNILTGLQNGSLLVASLVFGEFVFANLLVGTNWITIPVWTFKVSRIDGKIGSVLAVINFVFVYILSSLLLSKGELGGIPIVSGVKRDKKKFS
- a CDS encoding extracellular solute-binding protein — encoded protein: MKKIHVTKCGSFLVVFLSLLLLNGCKPSTPINANLESVSITTPEMIKQMEEAVKNEKEIVSYGLPDDWANWKESWEQFTRKYNLVHHDTDMSSAEEIQKFKAERNNPKADVGDIGIQFAPIAVSEGVTMPYKNSYWNEIPNWAKHPDGHWVAWYTGTMSIAVNKNLVPNIPRTFKDLLKPEYKGKIAFGDPRQAANANWAIFAANFAMGGDETNVQPGLDFFRKLAESGNLIPVEPSAANIEKGEAPIVINWDFLTLAQRDRLKDKIPLEVIIPEDGTVIGAYVSIINKWAPHPNAAKLWQEFVFSDQGQINLAKGYARPIRKVDLPPDVAAKLLPESAYKSARAITDWDAFEKSAKKIAEEWSKIIQLMGR
- a CDS encoding aldehyde ferredoxin oxidoreductase family protein, encoding MKLGGYKNKILRVNLTSRTFSEEELSYDLIHDYIGGRGFAIKLLYDELKPGIDPLGEENKLVFIAGPLAGTNAQSFGRWKVFFKSPLTGTYFKSSGGGHLAAELKFAGFDAVIIEGKSEKPVYLWINDGKYELRDATYLWGLDCDDTHTLIREELHDPNIRIACIGPAGENGVKFAGIFSDRRAAGRGGGGTVMGAKNLKAIAVRGRQKVDIADPEGFAAAVKEQIALYKGNPAAESFSETGTQIAEFTNLLGMFPTRNFREGVLPGWEKIESSEYTKLRVRKTACYSCMLHCGSITKVNFGRYKGTWSEGPEYETIWAFTGSINLPDIGLTVAADKLCDDLGLDTISTGSAIGFAYELYEKGIITKSDTGGLELVYGNQEPVLELIRQIAYREGFGAILADGTLEAARRIGKDAEKYAIQVKGLELPAYDPRGAKAHGLNLLTSNIGADHNTGYSSQEIFGVPVPKKIDRFAVEGKGEITKFNQDLTAFLETGILCGFPPSMGLINAEVYSKLISTLTGIKDFADPDYMWLVGERIYNLERMFNVREGFDKKADSFPERLKTEPLPAGPAAGQIFEEAALLEDYYKARGWDLNTGIPTPEKLKALGLEFAAKYSG
- a CDS encoding FprA family A-type flavoprotein produces the protein MMKLRHVEVKKGIYWVGAIDWNVRNFHGYSTHRGTTYNSYLVVDKKIALIDTVKSHFFDEMISRISKVIDPSKIDYIICNHLEIDHSGSLPRLMNVAKNAKIITSLNGEKFLKAHFGANEEWDIKAVKSGDILQLGEKSLVFIHTPMVHWPDSMVSYLQDDKILFSNDAFGQHLASYERFEDEIPLDVVLEEAAKYYANIVMPYGNNVQKAIEALSGLNVEIIAPSHGVIWRSHIERIISEYKKWSSNITEDKAAIVYDSMWGSTEKIAYALFKAFDKRNIPVKVFDLKTNDISDIMTYILTAKYICVGSSTLNNNMLPAVAAFLQYMKGLSPKNRKALAFGSYGWGGQSVTQLEEVLKSCGFEVLESIRVQFVPSESTIEEITEKVYQSIGNKG
- a CDS encoding ABC transporter permease, producing MMKRKGLQENCDVSISPFVRSIVQTKLLKKRSFLGGVINYLPIIPFSFFIIFFILLPLTFILITSLKKPEGLTFEFYKALASSTYLDALKNSIIVSLTTTAIGAISGVPAAFAVTFIRNPILKRLVITFFGVAANFAGVPLAFAFIILFGYSGIFTLLFKNVSKDLTNIFNLYSLKGLIAVYIYFQIPLMILLLLPAINAIKKEWIEVSMTMGATPFFFWKNVGIPIITPAILGSSAILFANSFGAYATAFALMGARINLLPIQVSLATAGNVGYEPGEASATAIIMVIILSITVLVYLKVQGRVRTWLRL